CGCAACTCAAATCGAACTATGCATTCTTTGGCTTAGAGATGCCGCTGGTCGTGCCACGCCATAGCTGCTCGATTGTAGAGCCAAAGGTGAAAAAAGTGTTTGCAAGACTAAGCGAGCAGATGGGCAGCGGTACACTTGACACGCTCTATGCACAATTTTTTTCAGATAGAGAGCATCTCGTACGCCAAATTGTCGACAAACTCGAAGACCTAAGCGTAGAGACACAGTTTGCACAAACTGAATTGCAGGTAAAAACTGCCTTGCAGGTGCTCGGCGAGAGGCTCGGCAAACTTGACCCAACATTGAAAGATGCCTTAGAGACGGCAAGCGGGAAAATTTTTTATCAACTCAGTCATCTCAAAGAAAAGGCGTTTCGTGCCGAAAAGCAGCGTCATCAAGATATCGTGGCGCAAATAGAAAAGTGCGAAGCTAATCTGCTGCCTAATCATCGTTTGCAGGAACGCACCGTCAATGCGTTGTATTATTTCAGTAAATTTGGCTTTTTGCTGCTTGACAAATTGCATCAAGCCATTGAAACGTGCTCGGAACGCCAACACATGATTGTAGAAGTATAAGTCTGAAACAAAGAAAAAACTTTGTGCTATGTCTATTGCAGATTTGCGTAAAGAATACGGGAAGGGCACACTCAACGAAAAAGATTTAGAACCAAATCCCTTCAAGATGTTTGAGCGCTGGTTTCATGATGCCCAAGCTGCAGGCATTGAAGAGCCAAACGCCATGACACTAGCGACCGCAACAAAAGACGGCAAGCCTTCGGCACGCGTTGTGCTGCTCAAAGGCTTGGATGAACGCGGGTTTGTCTTCTACACAAACTACGAAAGCCGAAAGGGCAGAGAACTTGCAGAAAACCCATACGCTGCACTGTGTTTTCATTGGCAAGCGCTCGAGCGGCAAGTCACCATCATGGGCATGGTAGAAAAAGTCAGTCGTGAAGAATCAGAAGCCTATTTTAATTCGCGTCCGCTCACGAGCCGCTATGGGGCGTGGGCATCGCATCAAAGTCAGGTTATTGCAAGCAAAGCAGAACTGCTCAAACGCGCCGCTGAAATAGCGCTCAAGCATCCAACTGGCAACGTGCCACTGCCACCATTCTGGGGGGGCTATCGACTGCTGCCCTATGAAATTCAATTCTGGCAAGGACAACCCTCGCGCCTGCACGATCG
This DNA window, taken from [Chlorobium] sp. 445, encodes the following:
- the pdxH gene encoding pyridoxamine 5'-phosphate oxidase, whose protein sequence is MSIADLRKEYGKGTLNEKDLEPNPFKMFERWFHDAQAAGIEEPNAMTLATATKDGKPSARVVLLKGLDERGFVFYTNYESRKGRELAENPYAALCFHWQALERQVTIMGMVEKVSREESEAYFNSRPLTSRYGAWASHQSQVIASKAELLKRAAEIALKHPTGNVPLPPFWGGYRLLPYEIQFWQGQPSRLHDRFRYLKQHNGTWQIDRLSP